The Pyrus communis chromosome 5, drPyrComm1.1, whole genome shotgun sequence region CATATGAAGTATGAAGCGGAATGCGAAGAAATGCGTAGCAGTTATGTTAGACAAACACGTATATGACTTACGAACACAGTCTGAACTGCTAGATGCCACATGACCGCGTATGGCACACGAATTTAACATTTGTATACTGTATCAAACAAGTTATTTGTGCAATGGTTCGTATGGCATGGCAGAAACTTAATTAAATTGAGATATCAGTACAATAACATCTCAGTTACATAGAAGTCAAAATATGGAGAGCAATTTATATGAAACTGATTTACTGCTATATGGTGTTCCGATCCAATAATATCTTGTTATGTGAATAAAAACTTTCATAACAATGTTTTATAGCAGTGCAAAGACAGGATTTTATCCTAGAAGGGGCCCAAAACTCTCAGTTCGAAATGCTCTCTTGATGTTACGAAAATTACTTTGTCGTGTAGTAAGCAACCGTCGTCATTGGATTCGATATGGTGACGTCCTCATCATCCTCTTCCTTCCTTAAATATAAGCCCCAAGCCACTCTGACTTTCTTCCTCTCGCCTTCAGCTGATCCCTAGACCAGAGTCCTCCTCAAAGCTCACAAGCAACGAATTGTCTCAACTGCATAGGAACCACCAACCTAAACTCAAACTCAATGAAAGAAATCACAATAAAAACTTCGGATTAGAGTCTTGAACCTACGGAAAAAACCTTGAAAATCATAAATATAATACCAAACTTTTCtatgtgttaaaaaaatatcactataGCCCTGAGACCATCATGATCCTTTCATGGCTCCGTTTTTGCATCATTATATTGAGACGCCGCATAGCGATTTTATGTATATCATTTTCTGAATGcgaaaagagaaaaagtttAGGCCAAAGCACGTACGTGTGGACCCATGTGGCGCTATCTATGCATTCCCCCGGCTTCGTTTCCACCGTTAATTTTCAACAGTTATGACAGACTTGAAAATGCTAACTAATAGCGTCTACGCAACATGTTTGAAAATATTTGGACGTCCTTGATTTTGACGCGCATtaatgcagaaaaaaaaaaaaaaaaaaaaaaggaggaagaaaccCCAATAATCGTCTGTTTTGTTTGGCCTAACTCTATCTCTCTCGATATGCTTTTTGAATGAGTTACCGTGAATGGGAATGTCAAGGTGATAGTGTCTCAAATAAATCATGCAACGTGTAGTGGGGTCAAGGTGATCTAAGACTACTCAAAGTTCAAGAAATATACATGTGAAAGGCTTTCAAGAACTCTTCGacaacaaaaaatcatcaagTGTTTGGTAAAATACATCAATGAATAAACTgaaattttattgttatttCTGTTTAATAACTTAATACTTTTAACACTGAAATTCTTCAATATTCGAATCCTGAATCTGTCACTGCCAACATGAATAGATTCGAAGACATTTCCACAATAATATTTCGTATAATGTAAATCTCCTTCGTGCTTCCGGAAGAAtgcaattataaaatattgtggcTTTTATCTCCCGTATGAAAGCTTAGAACAGATCCTGCGAGAATGGGTTAACAAAAGAGAAAGCAATGATCTGTTGACGTACTCGTAACAATTCAAAAGAGGGTGTTTCGGTCTTATTAGCCAATGATAACGGTCCACCATGACTATAACTGCTGAAAATTAACGGTGGAAACGAAGCCGGGGGAATGCATAGATTGTGCCACATGGGTCCACACCTACGTGCTCTTGCCTaaactttttctcttttcgCATTCAGATAATGATATCCATAAAATCGTTATGCGGGGTCTCAATCTAATGATACAGGAGCGAAGTCATGAAAGGATCATGATGGTCTCAAGGTCATAGTGACATTTTTTTAACACGTAGAAAAGTTTGGTATTATATTTATGATTTTCAAGGTTTTTCCGTAGGTTCAAGACTCTAATCCTAAGTTtttattgtgatttttttcATTAAGTTTGATTTGAGGTTGGTGGTTCCTATGCAATTGAAGCAATTCGTTGCTTGTGAGCTTTGAGGAGGACTCTGGTCTAGGGATCAGCTGAAGGCGAGAGGAAGAAAGTCAGAGTGGCTTGGGGCTTACATTTAAGGAAGGAAGAGGATGATGAGGACGTCACCATACCGAATCCAATGACGGCGGTTGCTTACCACACGACAAAGTAATTTTCGTAACATCAAGAGAGCATTTCGAACTGAGAGTTTTGGGCCCCTTCTAGGATAAAATCCTGGTTCTACACTGCTATAAAACATTGTTATGAAAGTTTTTATTCACATGACAATATATTATTGGATCGAACCGTCATATAGCAGTAAACCAGTTTCATATAAATTGCTCTCTATATTTTGACTTCCATTTAACTGATATGTTATTATAATGATATCTCAATTTAATTAAGTAAGTTTCTGCCATGCCATACGAACCATTGCACAAATGACATGTTTGATACAATATACGAACGTTAAATTCATGTGCCATACATGGTCATGTGGCATCTAGCAGTTCAGACTGTGTTCGTAAGTCATATACGTGTTTGTCTAACATAACTGCTACGCATTTCTTCGCATTCCGCTTCATACTTCATATGCGTTCAGTTTCCACCTCTGTCCGATTCAAAAATGGACATAGGACGAGGGCAACGCGAAGCTACACATACAGTGCAAGCAATTACCTCTACAATCCATGTGAAACTAGATCTGTCATCTTCAATGTCCATGTGTAACGTTGTACTTATGCATATTACTACACATGTTCCTATAACCAAGAAGATACGTTCAAGTCATTCATTTAGTGAGATTAAAAAGTACGATTTTACGATTCGATTGAAATGTTTAACTCAAAATACGGAAATCTAGTCATCCAATAAACCAGTTTATAAGACACATTGTAGAATTTTGAACAAGTTCTTCATTACCTAGAATAGAATAACCATTTAGAATATCGAAACATATTATATTTGTCGAGAAGTGTAAAATTGTACGGATGCGATCCTCGTTGTGCATCTTGATCAATCGGATCGTTTCTTTGTAGATTTCGATGCGAGACTTTTGTAAATGTGTTTCCAGGTTTTCATTTATCATTTCGTCCAAACTAAGAGTTCCTCCAAGTCTATGAATTCTTTTAGAATTCTCTTTTCTTGAATAtcattcaaaaaaaatttgtattgcCTAGTATTGCACCAATTAGTAAACCAAGATTCCAGACTTTTATTAAATGAGAGAGACATCCACCaagacaaaaatattttttttcaaattatgtttgtttatcgtatatccTGAGAATTTTCAATCGTATATCATATTATTAGTTTTcgttagatattatttatatttaatttaaaataaaagtatttaaaataatttctgaccacatGTAATTAACGAACATAATTTGAAGATCTCTAAAATCCTTACAAAGAAGATCCTCATTCCCTAATATGTACGCACACGAGTCTGttaaagaataaaatataattattaacattattttaatcaattcaaaatccaTACGATTCCTAGGTTCTAGAGATAATAATCAACTTTTagcattttaatatttttattctatTCAAAACCATACGGTTTTAGATTTTCTAGGGGTaagtaattattaatttttattattttattcatttcaaCAACTAGTTACACGTTTTTAGCACGATTTTCGGCTGTTTCGAAGGCACAGTACCCTCTGAAATCTGCACACGTGAAAGTCTATTGATTTTCTCATCAATTGTAAAGGTTTTTTACCGCTTTATTCTTAATTCCTGatgttgtttatttgtttattatttgaatTCTAAAAATTCATACTCGAAATTTGTTAGGTATAATTTATCATATgcaattgtttttttattattcaatttGCTAGGTCCAACCGTTTGTCTAATGAGGAGGTTTAGAACTATCAATtcatttttcagaaaaaaagaTAATGATAATAAATTAGAGAGTGATACATTTTCTGCATCTATTGAAGAGGTTTTAAAGGTATTATTTGATTGATAGGTCAATTTGACTTCTATTGACTCTTTCCGTTTCTACCGCAAGtactaaacaagtttttttaGCATTGAATCTTATTAAAACAAGACTTCGCAACAAGATAGAGAGTGAGTTTCTACCAAATTCAATGGTTGTCTACATTAAAAAAAAGCTTGCCAAAAATGTTGATTCAGATGAAATAACAAGGGATTTCAATTATATCAAGGATCGAAGGGCACAACTTGAATatgtactttttctttttttaatttgttaagtTGAATAAGATTGatgatatttgttttctttttattgcaaattgaaaatttaaatgatttcttTGTTAAATCTAGTTAAAACTTGAGTTATGCAGAGTTATAATTTATTTACTTCAAAATATTACGTTTAGGTTTATTAGTATACAACTTAggtaaccaaaaaaaaaggtatttgATTTAGTAGTAATAATTTTAACTTAGCCCATCCACCAAATAATTCTTGGCTCTACTATTGTCGACAACAAAAAATCAACAAGCGTTTAGTAAAATGCATCAGtgaataaactaaaattttgttattgtttctATTTAATAACTTATAATTTTAACACTGAAACCCTCCAATGTTCGAATTCTAAATCCGTCACTACCAACATGAATAAATTCGAAGACATTGCCACAATAATATTTCGTATAATGTAAATCTCTTTCGTGCTTCCGGAAGAAAGCAATGCATAAAATATGGTGGCTTTTATCTCGCGTTTGAAAGCTTAGAACAGATCCTGCGATAATGGGTTGACAAAAGAGAAAGCAATGATTTGTTGACGTACTCGTAACAATTCAAAAGAGGGTATTTCGGTCTTATTAGTCAATGAATCTCACCCTActcatttcctttttcttccacGTATTCCTTTCggtgggaaaaaaaaagtcGGAGTCGCAAGTTTGTCCACAAAGATACTTTTCACCTTTCACACTGTCCATCTCATCTACtttaatcttcatttggatCTAACCAACCAAAATCTTGGCTTTGTGGTTAGATTTGGAGATCTAGAGACTCCAAGATCAtaaatttttggcgtatgtagTGAAAAACTTACTAGATTTAATGTAcgttaataaaaaatcaatgcCACCTAATTAAACAATTAACGCAGCAATAACTTATCTCATATTAAATAGAATCTCAATCACATTAGAAATTTTATAACAGAAGAAAGATGGTGGTAGGAAAGGAATATCCAAATTTAAGGTGGAAGACTAATCAATTTTCGACGTTTAGACAAAGCATCAATTCTTTCTATCGATATACATTGAATTTAATGAGTTATCAATCCGAATATGATCGACACCAAGCTAACCTTTAAACACTATCGGCCGGAAATTGCAAACACCAAGAACAAGAATTGCAAAAcaaaatctctctcttcttctccacGTATTCGTTTTCTTCAAAGGGAAagaaatgattcaaaatcaaatgattcaaaTTATCAAACAACATAATACACAACACGAACACGTCCAaattacaacataaaaaaaaatacaaaccaGAATTACTTACAAAAAAGGTGGTCTTAGACCACCTTAACCCCACTACACGTTGCATGATTTATTTGGAATACTGTCATCTTGACATTCCCGTTCACGGTAACTCATTCCGAAAGCATACAGAGAGATAGAGCTAGGCCAAAGGAAACAGACGAGTATTGgggtttcttcctttttttttttttttttttttttctgcattaATGCGCGTCAAAATCAAGGACGTCCAAATATTTTCAAACATGTTGCGTAGACGTTATTAGTTAGCATTTTAAAGTCTGCATTGTGATCTCACCCCTAcacatttcctttttcttccacGTATTCCTTTCGGTGGGGAAAAAGAAAGTCGCAGTCGCAAGTTTGTCCACAAATATACTTTTCACCTTTCACACAGTCCATCTCATCTACTTTAATCTTCATTTATATCGACAATTAACCAACCAAAATCTTGGAGATCTAAATTCAAGATCATAACTTTGTGGTTGGATTTGGAGATCTAGAGACTTCAAGATCATAAATTTTTGGCCTATGTAGTAAAAAATTCACTAAATTCAATGtatgttaataaataataaatgtcaCCTAATTACGCAATGCAGCAACAACCTATCTCATATTAAGCAAAACCTCAATCACATTAGAAATTTTGTAAGAGAAGAAAGATGGTGGTGGGAAAAAAAATATCCAAATTTAAGGCGGAACACTAATTAATTTTCGACGTTTAGATAAAGCATCAATTCTTTCTATCGATATACATTGAATTTAATGAGTTATCAATCCGAATATGATCGACACCACGCTAACCTTTAAACACTATCGGCCGGAAATTGCAAACACCAAGAACAAGAATTGCACAACAaagtctctctcttcttctctacaTATTCGTTTTCTTCAAAGGGAAAGTAATGATTCAATTATCAAACATAATACACAACAAGAACACGTctaaattacaacaaaaaaaaacgtACAAACCGGACTTACTTACAAAAAAATGCGCTATTAATTTGAGATACGTAATTCTCTGTACCACTCTAATTACAACCAACAACTCAACACAAACTAGAACAAAATTAcagcttttttcttttcttttttcacaaAAGAGGAAACGGTTACTAACTAATGTTTCAGCCAGGCTGTCATTTGGAAGCGAGCCCCGACGGCAGGGGAATGGCGGAAGCCTGGAGGAGGCGCTGGGCGTGCGAGAGCTGGTCCGCGAGGGCCAGAATTCGGGCGTGATCCGTACGCGCCTGATCGACGGCCTCGGCTTCGAGCTCGCCGAGCTGAGAGCAGAGACGCTCTTCTGCCTCCTCGGCAACTCGGAGTCTCTCGCGGGCTCTCTGGAGCTCTGCCTTCATCCGCTCCTCCCTCTCCTGGCTCTGCCTTAACTCCCTCTCCAACTCCTCGTTCCTCTGCCTCAGCAGCTTCTCTTCTTCCGCCGCCGGCAGTTGCTTCGTTACCGCCATTTTTGTTGGACTCGAAAAAGCTCACAGGTCACAGCTAACAGAAAATAAACACTAACAGAAAATAAAGTGTTTGGTGGGTGCGGTGCGCAGAGTACGCTTTTAAAGGCCAAAAATGAAGTGTCCAGGTTCACTGTATCTGCTTGGTTACGAATTTGTGATTCTGCTTACGCCTTTGCGCCTGTCATAAATCATGTCTCTTTGCGTACTTGTAGTATAATCTTCTCTAAAGTTTTTGGCCGTTCGATGTTGATCATCAAAATTTTAACTAAACATTTTACggcttaaaactttaaaatatagTAGAAATCTTTTGTATGATATATCTTGATGActcttttgtttaatttaattggatTTCAGTTGTCAAGCTAATGATGTAACTCATCGTTTGActtatttctttcttaatttaAAGAACGTTATATTTGATCAATACTGTATTCTACACTGTTATGTAACATAGACATGCCCGCGTAtcactttttctctttttttttcttaattcttGAATGGGATTTTATGAgcaaagttttaacgaaaccaCTATAACATATCACTTATCGCGTTTctcaaaagaaattaaaaaaaaaagttcacaaGTTAACTTGTAAACAAGAAAGTTAATGAatttcattaattatatttttttgttaatcaaTATTCTAATCTAAGATAAATTAGATGAAAAGGAGGTAATCAAACTTGTATACAAAGAGAACATATTAACTTAATCAACTCCGTTATATTGAAATAATTTGTTACTCatttttgttgttcaaaagtttaGATCGTACACCAACGAGAACAGCTAGCGGTGAAAATCGAACTTAAATTAGAGATTAATCACAAACACTCCCTTACTAACTGAATCAACCATCCTTTTCCtcttcaaataatttttcatttttattatatatttgtcaatGTTTGGAATAGTCATATGTAAACACAAACAAATAATGAAGAAGATTGAGTTGAGCTCAATATTGCTGATCAAATTTCTCATTGTTTTTTAGCTCAAAAATACATTTTCTCATTGTTTCCACACGTTATTAATATTGACCATGACCACTGACTAATTCAAGAAAACTTATCAGATTTTTCAGGCCGTTTGATTGTATCTGACCAAATCCAACCACACTTCCTATTGTTTCATTACCCTTATAGggcaaaaaaaagaagttaatatAAACAATGCTCGACAAGGTTTTGGCAGTAACAAATAAGAGTTCGTtgtgaagtgtttttaaaatgattaaaattatttttggtaaaagtatcttttaatttaatttttaggcGCAAATGAATTTTAAAAACACACTTGAAGTACTTTCATATTGGATGCTTTCTTTAGAAAACACTCAAATacttttaaaactcaaaaatattttctctaaaatatTTTCTGTTATTTAAAAAAACGAGTCGTGAGTTAGCAATTACGCAACCTATTTGGCATGCATGTGAAAATGGACTTTTGATGGAGCATCGTGGCCTATCGAGGTCGCATAAGTCATTTGATTGACAAACTAGCGGGTGGGATGTCCTAATCTTCCTAAAGTTGGGTCAGCAATAAATACGCGGCAAAACGGTAAAAATCTGAGTGAACGGATTAATGTTACTAATTTTACAATAAATACTAGATATTTAATGCTTTATACTTACGTGGAGAGTTGTTTGATTTACTGAATATGCTTTACTTAGTGTTATGAATCTTGATAGAAAATTAGTGATTCGACGATGCCGTTAGATGCatgaatattaaattttttgtctTCTGTACTTACGTTCGAATTCATGTTCCGATAATTTAGACAAAATAGAAAGTTTGAGATCTGATTACTTTGCAAATTTGAAACAGTGTAATCTAAAACATTACCTGCAAATATTTACCGACGGTTTGTTCCATGTTTAGTTTATTTTGCTTCTACTATCCTAAATTTATGTGGACGGAATATGATGACCATTATCCACTGTATTTATCTCAACTGCGTGGCCGTGGAAGGTTTGTggccatttctttttcttttttctttttccttttttttgttcgaAGTTTGTGGCCATTTCTATCATTGTCATCCTTTTAGTTGCGACATAAGTTGTATTTCGAATTGGACCGATATCCAGTGTCAATTTATTTTTGCCAATTAGATTTTTTATATTACTTTGAAAATTACATAATTAAGGGCTGACCTCGAGTTAGTGCTTGAATGTTAAATACAATACTCTAGTCAACTCATCTAATCACGCTTACCGTAAGCAATTAAACTAGAATAGCACTCATAGAGCTAACACTAAATTGGTTAGCATGCATTAGAAAACGTAAGTAAATAATGGTGAATCCCGATCATTTATGAGTGAGATATTATTATAAGACctagttcattatttaaaatattcacGAAATTATcgatatttttgttgaaatataCGAAAAATTAAAGATCAATATGGATAGAATGTGAAATGCAAATTTCACTCTAAATCGGCGAGATATAGGATTAATGCATATCGACACTATTTACTGATCACTACTTAAATTTTATTAGGTTCATTGCAGATGtcaaacttttgaattttttgaatattttttttgaattgcgACTAAATCTAAATGAGTTGATATAACTACCCTATTACAAATTTCCGTCGAAAGCAGCCAATATCGATATCGATATTTCCACTTAAActgatattttaaattatatagaGTTTATGGATTATGATAGGAAGCCCCCCAAACTTTAAGTCATGTGTTATTGTTACAACACCTTCTGCTGCATCCGCGCTAATCTTGTTGCTGATCATCAGGATTCTGAACCGAGAAATGGTTTACTTTGCCTTAGGCCCTGCCGCCTGCCTTGCTAAATGATTTGGTTaaacatataattaattaatgttaaCTGATTGAGCTAATTGGTGTGTGTGTTGAACACACGGAAAAGTTCACGACGGTAGACAATGAGACGCGAGTGAAAGAAGCTGAGGTGATTGAAGGCGGACATCTGGATTTTGGACTTAGCTTATACCGTGTTCGGTTTGAAGTCACAGAGAAATTAGGAGTTGCCGGGGGAATTGGAACCCTCTTGGCTTTTGCTGCTGCATCATCAAAACCACAGTCGAGTATGATGTCAAGGAAGAGACGACTGATGCTCCCAACGCCTCCTCACTCGTCTCTATCGAGCCATTCGTTACCATTGCAGAGGCAGCAAAGATCCATCTCAAGAAAAAATAACTTGTACTACTTGCACGGGCCTGGTATGTGGCACCTA contains the following coding sequences:
- the LOC137735209 gene encoding protein RESPONSE TO LOW SULFUR 3-like is translated as MAVTKQLPAAEEEKLLRQRNEELERELRQSQEREERMKAELQRARERLRVAEEAEERLCSQLGELEAEAVDQARTDHARILALADQLSHAQRLLQASAIPLPSGLASK